The following coding sequences lie in one Kribbella sp. NBC_00709 genomic window:
- a CDS encoding ROK family protein yields the protein MDPCEVVVAVDLGGTRMKCGLVAADGAVLHRETRPTPRAASDERGGGRVVLEALLETVVELSQKATADGHRVRAIGVVVPGVIDAEHGTVGAENLEWVATPVLAELKAAISDDVPIVLAHDVRAGGYAELRQGALAGTTNSMFLPLGTGIAAAMIVDGSLVSGDGYAGELGHSKFIYGDAAELCACGQWGCLETVASAAALARRYAARTGRTVDGAREVMELLAAGDPDAAQVWQDALAALIDALVLYTTLVAPTRIAIGGGLVGAGETLLQPLREGVHARITFQREPEIVAAVLGEEAGMLGAAQMAWDRVAAEEEEHSA from the coding sequence GTGGACCCCTGTGAAGTCGTGGTTGCCGTCGACCTCGGTGGAACCCGGATGAAGTGCGGCCTGGTCGCCGCCGACGGTGCCGTGCTGCACCGCGAGACCAGGCCGACGCCCCGGGCTGCTTCGGACGAGCGTGGCGGCGGTCGCGTCGTGCTCGAGGCGCTGCTGGAGACCGTGGTCGAGCTCAGCCAAAAGGCGACCGCCGACGGTCATCGGGTGCGCGCCATCGGGGTCGTGGTGCCCGGCGTGATCGACGCCGAGCACGGCACCGTCGGCGCCGAGAACCTGGAGTGGGTCGCGACGCCGGTGCTGGCCGAGCTCAAGGCTGCGATCAGCGACGACGTACCGATCGTGCTGGCCCACGACGTCCGCGCCGGCGGGTACGCCGAGCTGCGCCAGGGCGCCCTGGCCGGTACGACGAACTCGATGTTCCTGCCGCTCGGCACCGGGATCGCGGCGGCGATGATCGTCGACGGCTCCCTGGTCAGCGGCGACGGGTACGCCGGTGAGCTAGGCCACTCGAAGTTCATCTATGGCGACGCCGCCGAGCTCTGTGCCTGCGGTCAATGGGGGTGCCTCGAGACAGTCGCTTCCGCCGCCGCCCTGGCCCGCCGGTACGCCGCTCGCACCGGACGAACGGTGGACGGCGCCCGCGAGGTGATGGAGCTGCTGGCCGCCGGAGACCCTGACGCGGCCCAGGTCTGGCAGGACGCGCTGGCCGCCCTGATCGACGCGCTGGTCCTGTACACGACCCTGGTCGCCCCGACCCGGATCGCGATCGGCGGCGGGCTGGTCGGAGCCGGAGAAACCCTTCTGCAGCCGCTGCGCGAAGGTGTGCACGCGCGCATCACGTTCCAGCGCGAGCCGGAGATCGTCGCCGCGGTGCTGGGTGAAGAGGCGGGCATGCTCGGTGCGGCGCAGATGGCCTGGGACCGGGTGGCAGCCGAAGAGGAGGAGCACAGCGCATGA
- a CDS encoding TetR/AcrR family transcriptional regulator yields METPVETTRERLLNVAEQRFGEGGYEGTSLRAITVAAAANIAAVNYHFGSKEALLRAAVARAMAPVNTERRRRLDQLEAGGPPTPEELIRAFIEPGLELVLRRGDRGAVVARFIGRIAFDPSKRIRELYAAESDPIESRYLAALQRALPQASPDAVAFGYVNMLGLLALHQSQALSPTPGAAGSGDTPEPGKLAENLVAFLVAAFDRGLRP; encoded by the coding sequence GTGGAAACACCGGTCGAAACGACCAGGGAAAGACTGCTCAACGTCGCCGAGCAACGGTTCGGTGAAGGGGGTTACGAAGGAACCTCGTTGCGGGCCATCACGGTCGCGGCGGCCGCGAACATCGCCGCGGTCAACTACCACTTCGGTTCGAAGGAAGCCCTGCTGCGGGCTGCCGTGGCGCGGGCGATGGCGCCGGTCAACACCGAGCGGCGGCGCCGGCTGGACCAGTTGGAGGCCGGCGGGCCGCCAACGCCGGAGGAGCTGATCCGGGCGTTCATCGAGCCCGGGCTGGAACTCGTGCTGCGGCGCGGCGACCGCGGTGCGGTGGTCGCGCGGTTCATCGGCCGGATCGCGTTCGATCCGAGCAAGCGGATCCGGGAGCTGTACGCGGCCGAGTCGGATCCGATCGAGAGCCGCTACCTGGCCGCCCTGCAGCGGGCATTGCCGCAAGCATCGCCGGACGCCGTCGCGTTCGGGTACGTGAACATGCTCGGTCTCCTCGCCCTGCATCAGTCGCAGGCACTGTCACCGACGCCGGGTGCCGCCGGCTCGGGCGACACACCGGAGCCCGGGAAACTCGCCGAGAACCTGGTCGCGTTTCTGGTCGCGGCCTTCGACCGCGGTCTGCGGCCCTGA
- a CDS encoding CGNR zinc finger domain-containing protein: protein MNALPTHLELVQGVVLPKPVGAHPVLDFVNTRSEWTTRGPARTEWLTSYEAFLIWNSYVGLLSPATVFRLIEQAGSSSTEVGRRLQATLDFRVDLYDVLTEQATGTTFEAAARLIEKAYGGRRLVPTDDGLTWELREDLALPLHNLALLAGDLLTGPSRGHVRTCPSCGWLFLDPRGRRRWCSMATCGNRAKVRAHAARTR, encoded by the coding sequence ATGAACGCGTTGCCGACCCACCTCGAGCTTGTGCAGGGCGTCGTCCTGCCCAAGCCGGTCGGCGCGCACCCGGTGCTCGACTTCGTCAACACCCGGTCCGAGTGGACCACCCGAGGCCCCGCCCGGACCGAGTGGCTGACGTCGTACGAGGCCTTCCTGATCTGGAACTCGTACGTCGGCCTGTTGTCGCCGGCGACCGTGTTCCGGCTGATCGAGCAGGCCGGCAGCAGCTCGACCGAGGTGGGACGGCGGCTGCAGGCCACGCTCGACTTCCGCGTCGACCTGTACGACGTCCTGACCGAGCAGGCGACCGGGACCACGTTCGAGGCCGCCGCGCGGCTGATCGAGAAGGCCTACGGCGGTCGCCGGCTCGTCCCGACCGACGACGGGCTGACCTGGGAGCTGCGGGAGGACCTCGCGCTCCCACTCCACAACCTCGCGCTGCTGGCGGGCGACCTGCTCACCGGCCCGTCCCGCGGGCATGTCCGCACCTGCCCGTCCTGCGGCTGGCTGTTCCTCGACCCGCGCGGTCGTCGCCGATGGTGCTCGATGGCCACGTGCGGGAACCGCGCCAAGGTCCGCGCCCACGCCGCGCGGACGCGTTAG
- a CDS encoding SPFH domain-containing protein, protein MAKLGNAAAAIKPKGGGSVKVKVIGGLIVAVIALIILFNIFNFANTDANRIGLHYGGGVIEDKKFKSIVPPGSTNKLIGPGDTLYTYPIDQRSYIIGGDGADTDAADEVTVVSKDNVRLGVRVQVYFTLNRNQDVIKSFHERIGLKTEAYEESGWNDMLQSYFRPQIDRALSAVATNYNWAELYNNEAKKSAFQSAAAKEFTRLLPAAVGGDYFCGPGYNGSNDCGELSFTIQKPMPLDKGIIDGLEAKQRAELAKATQEQKNQQVNVELQSVKQQVAMLGANGYLLKTAIESGKIQFMVIPQNGNVSIPVPTTTPSTPNDQPTQPAR, encoded by the coding sequence ATGGCAAAACTGGGGAACGCAGCCGCCGCGATCAAGCCCAAGGGCGGTGGCAGCGTGAAGGTGAAGGTGATCGGCGGGCTGATCGTCGCCGTGATCGCCCTGATCATCCTGTTCAACATCTTCAACTTCGCGAACACCGACGCGAACCGGATCGGCCTGCACTACGGCGGCGGCGTGATCGAGGACAAGAAGTTCAAGTCGATCGTCCCGCCGGGCTCGACGAACAAGCTGATCGGCCCCGGCGACACGCTCTACACGTACCCGATCGACCAGCGCTCGTACATCATCGGCGGCGACGGCGCGGACACCGACGCGGCCGACGAGGTCACCGTGGTCAGCAAGGACAACGTCCGGCTCGGCGTCCGGGTCCAGGTGTACTTCACGCTGAACCGGAACCAGGACGTGATCAAGTCCTTCCACGAGCGCATCGGCCTGAAGACCGAGGCCTACGAGGAGAGCGGCTGGAACGACATGCTGCAGAGCTACTTCCGGCCGCAGATCGACCGCGCGCTGTCCGCGGTGGCGACGAACTACAACTGGGCCGAGCTCTACAACAACGAGGCGAAGAAGTCCGCGTTCCAGAGCGCGGCGGCCAAGGAGTTCACCCGGCTGCTGCCGGCCGCGGTCGGCGGCGACTACTTCTGCGGGCCGGGCTACAACGGCAGCAACGATTGCGGTGAGCTGTCGTTCACGATCCAGAAGCCGATGCCGCTGGACAAGGGCATCATCGACGGTCTGGAGGCCAAGCAGCGCGCCGAGCTGGCGAAGGCCACCCAGGAGCAGAAGAACCAGCAGGTGAACGTCGAGCTGCAGTCGGTCAAGCAGCAGGTCGCGATGCTCGGTGCGAACGGCTACCTGCTGAAGACCGCGATCGAATCGGGCAAGATCCAGTTCATGGTCATCCCGCAGAACGGCAACGTCAGCATCCCGGTGCCGACCACCACGCCGTCCACCCCGAACGACCAGCCCACCCAGCCGGCCAGGTAG